Genomic DNA from Prunus persica cultivar Lovell chromosome G1, Prunus_persica_NCBIv2, whole genome shotgun sequence:
AGATGATGCTAAGAAGGCAGCAGCCTCAGCCGATGCAACTGTGCTTGTAGTGGGTGCAGATCAATCAATAGAGGCAGAGAGTCGCGACAGGATTGACCTTCATCTTCCAGGACAGCAAACACTTCTAGTAACAGAAGTTGCAAAGGCATCCAAAGGCCCTGTAATCCTTGTCATAATGTCTGGAGGAGGGTTCGACATTTCATTTGCGAAAAATGATAGTAAAATTACAAGCATCCTATGGGTTGGTTACCCCGGAGAAGCTGGTGGAGCTGCCATAGCTGATGTGATTTTTGGTCATTATAATCCAAGTAAGCTGTCTATAGTCTACTCTCTTTTCAtgtttcttatttcttttcagGTTTACAATGTTAAGCATTTTGCCTATGGTAGATGATTGGTATTAATTTCTTGCAGGTGGAAGACTACCTATGACATGGTATCCACAATCTTATGTAGACAAGGTACCAATGACAAACATGAACATGAGACCGGATGCTTCGAATGGTTACCCTGGCCGGACTTACAGATTCTACACTGGAGAAACCGTTTATTCGTTTGGAGATGGACTAGGCTACTCTGCTTTCAATCACAAACTAGTTCGAGCGCCAAAGCTCGTATCAATTCCCTTAGAGGAGGGTCATGTATGTCACTCATCAAGTTGCAAATCACTTGATGTTGTCCAAGAAAGATGTGAAAATCTAGCTTTCGACATCCATTTGGGGGTGAAGAACACGGGAAGCATGAGTGGAGGCCATACCGTTTTGTTGTTTTCGAGTCCTCCATCAGTGCACAACTCACCTCAGAAGCACCTGTTGGGATTTGAGAAGGTGTTCCTGAGTGCTCAGAGAGAAGAATTGGTTAAGTTTAAGGTGGATGTTTGCAAGCATTTGAGTGTGGTTGATGAGCTTGGAAATCGGAAAGTTGCTTTGGGACAGCATGTCCTTCATGTTGGAAGCTTGAAACACTCATTCAGCGTGGGGATTTGATATAAGTCTTCAACTTCTCCGCTGTGATTCTTTGGAGGCAGATTGGAATGGAGCATTTGAGCTTTGAATAAGTTAAGAGAATTGTCAAAATTTTCTCAACTCTTTGTTATAGCCAATTtgttcaaaatcaaaaaattaatCTAGAAATTAAAGTTGCCTTCAATTTTTCATTCGTAACTCATATTTTCACGTTCATCTTCAACACGCCCCCTCAAAAGGGATCACCACTTAGTGCCACCTCATCCATGCCAAGTGGCACTAGTGTCCAATAAAAACAGGCCACACGTCCACACACTCCAGAATCAAGAActtgaaaaacataaaaataaaaaaaacttgaaacgACTTTTTTTCGTTgccaaagttaggaaggggGGGTGGGGTTCTCTCACTATCCTCATGCTTGTGAGATTATGAATATGCCTCGAATGTGTAGTCGTCTTCTTCCCTCAATCGTCACCGAGCAGAATAAGATAGACAATAGTACACAAAATTAGAGTACTAGACAAAGGATACTAGTTTTTGATACTCCGAGAGAACCCAATGGGTATTTATACTTGATATacagaaataataaataaataaaattgaacaTACACCAAAGTAATGTAATAAGTTGAGCATTATAAAtccttcttttttcaatttcaatgttCACGCACAGTGAAAAGCAAATGCATAAAAGCCCTATGATAAAATCTAGAAAAACACAACTAGTGTCACACTCTCCTCACATGGAGAATTACTCCATGTTCAGGTTCGATAAACAATCTCAAAGCCGGGCAGTGCTGGAAGCCTGGAATGCAGGGGAGAGTAAGAAGCAAAACTTGGATAGAATAAGAGACAGAATCACCTTCAACTCTGTCATGGCTAAGTGTTGGCAAACAGATATTGCGAGCACCAACTCCAAATGGCATATAAGCCTGAGGAAACTTGCAAGGCCCAAGAACTCCGGGCTCAAATCTTTTCGGATTGAAGTCGAGGGCATCAGGCCCCCAGATATCAGGCAGTTGCTGCAGTATTGGGATTGGAATCTCAATGTTGGTTCCTTTGGGAATTTGAATGTTGTTGAGCTCAATATCTTCCAAGCCTTGTCTTACAACAATCAGGGATGGGGACTGGGAGTACAGGCGCAAGGTTTCTTAGATCACCATGTTCAACTGCCAGGATATTTATAATGAGTTTAGCCGCACGGTGAAGCCGACTCCTAGCGCCCGCTtcgccgggcggctatactattttattattaaaaaatccgagtatagccgcacggctatactatttattaccgCCACTTgaccacgtgtcaaaaatggtctagccgcgcggctatactatttttaataataaaaacgatggtatagccgcgcggcgctactatttttattatttaaaatatccaaggatagccgtgcggctatactatttataaaaagggTTGCATGGCGCCGGAGCATAtttcgccacgtgtcaaaatagtctagccgcgcggctatactatttaataaaaaagtgaaaaaaggaCCCGCCTGGCGTCTACACGTgtcaaaatagtatagccgcgcggctgtactatttttgaataataaaaacctgtagtatagccgcccggctgtacGCTTTAACCATATTATATTCAGTaggagtatagccgatcggctatacgaTTGTTTCTTCAATTTGGGCGGAAAGTCGGACTGAAAAGTGCCTAATGCCTTCTTCATACTCTGCCGCCATTTTCTATTGTTTTTCGTTTTCCATCGGTCCAAACACACCCTAGGTTTTCTTCTGAGAGTGAGAAAGTGAGGGAAAATGCCGAGAGAGATCATCACATTGCAGGTCGGACAATGCGGGAATCAGATCGGCATGGAGTTCTGGAAACAACTCTGCCTCGAGCATGGAATCAGCAAAGAAGGAATTCTCGAGGACTTTGCCACTCAGGTGATTCTTCATTCACTTCTTACTATATATAATCTTACTCAGCTACTCTCTATGTTTGGTTTGTGAGAAAATTCTTCTTGGGAAAATTAATGGAATTTGAAGTTGCCGTGCTAGGCTTAGTTGAAgtgtgataattttttttttgtgggttatgaattgatgaattaGTGAATTAATGTCGGCGTTATATGAGTCGTCATTTGAGGCTCAATTGAGaaatgtatattttttctcAGTTAGTATAATAAACAGTTACAATTAAAAAGTTTGAGTTCAATTGAGAATTTTCTGGTGATGGCCGACTGATAGATAAAGCATTTCCTTTCTTCGAATCGCTCTCCTTACTGAGATCTTTAAGGTGGAATGTCCGGACTAagttgtgttgatttccatcTTAGTACAAAGGTAGACTAAGAATTGGTGGTCTTCTGTTGTTTTGCACAACTGACTAAAGTAATCAAACGTGCCAACAAGAAAAGCAATAAGGAGCAGTGCATTTTTTATCTGAATTGTGGCTGTAAGGGTCATCAGGCAGCAGGCAACATAGCAATCTCATCAAGTGCTGATCCGGAAATACATATTGAAAATAGGTATTCTTCAGTCCCGCTCTTGATATAGATGTGTAATTATCTTTTGATTGAAATACTGCAGGGTGGAGATCGGAAAGATGTGTTTTTCTATCAAGCTGATGATCAGCACTACATACCGCGAGCTTTGCTGATTGACCTGGAGCCAAGAGTAATTAATGGTATTCAAAACAGTGAATATCGAAATCTCTACAATCATGAAAACATCTTTGTTTCAGATCATGGAGGTGGCGCAGGAAATAATTGGGCCAGTGGATATGATCAGGTTTGTATGTAGTCAGATGTTTAGAGACAAATCTCTGTGAATACTTTCCAGTTCCATAGTAATTTTATGATATTAAGGCTTTATGCTTTAGCTTCCATGTAAGTTGAATGAGGTTGTTGTAAATTCTCTTCAGGGAAAGGGTGTTGAAGAGGCTATAATGGACATGATTGATAGAGAAGCTGATGGGAGTGATAGTCTTGAAGGATTTGTTCTGTGCCATTCAATTGCTGGAGGAACAGGCtcaggtttctttttttttatgtttagtgtttatctttttattttttccaatcaTGATTTAAATAATGCATTTAATCCaaatactttctttttttggttggattgGTCAAAATACTTCCTATTGACTACAATGCTGGGTCAAATAAGTAAAATGTAACATTGGAAGTGTGACCATTCATATAGGGAATTAGCTACTACATATGATGTGGTGGTGTGCTTCAATGGAAAATTTTGGGCAAAATCTAGCTTCAATGGCTGTGATGTGCTTTGTAGTATAACACAAGTGTCCTTCTTTATGGCTTCTTAAGTACTTTAAGGACTTTATTGCCTGAATAAATTTTGAGTGTATTCATAACATATGATGCAGGCATGGGTTCCTATCTATTGGAGACTTTGAATGATCGATACAGCAAAAAACTGGTTCAGACATACAGTGTATTTCCTAACCAGATGGAAACAAGTGATGTGGTGGTCCAGCCCTATAACTCACTTTTGACGCTTAAACGTCTAACGCTTAATGCTGATTGTGTTGTGGTCCTTGATAACACTGCATTGAATAGAATTGCTGTTGAGCGCCTTCATTTAACAAATCCAACCTTTGCTCAAACAAATTCTTTGGTTTCTACTGTAATGTCTGCCAGCACAACCACTCTGAGATATCCAGGATACATGAACAATGACTTGGTTGGTCTTCTTGCATCTTTAATTCCAACACCAAGATGCCATTTTCTAATGACAGGGTATACACCTCTCACAGTTGAGCGCCAGGTATGATTCACTCGTGCATGTCAGTTTATACCCTTATATATGTCTATTTGTGTGTTTATGGATGCATCCATGTACTTCTGTGTGTGAAGGCACATGCTTGAGTAAGTGTCCAAATAGAGGGGAATTGATTTGGCCTCTCTTATTGTTGCAAACGTTAAATGCTCGTTTTATGCTTATGAACTATAATTTTAGCTTTTTGATGCATGTATATATCCTCTTGGCAGGCTAATGTAATACGGAAAACCACTGTACttgatgttatgagaagactTCTGCAGGTAAGAAGCTTTGCTaacctctttttattttccacaAAGCAGAATTAAATGATTCCCTGACATTGTTCTCATTTTGCagacaaaaaatataatggtTTCCTCATATGCTCGAACAAAAGAAGCTAGTCAAGCGAAGTACATATCAATATTAAACATCATTCAAGGAGAAGTTGACCCTACTCAGGTTGTAACAATAATAGTATTGTAACTTGCATTGTAATCCTATGGTTTTTGCGAACCAGCAAAATCTATATTGATGAAGATTTTCATTATTCATTTCATGATCATATTTTACCCTTAGaaacttgaaatgaaaatttgtcaATTATCATATATAACTGCTAAATGTTGGCCAGATTCTCTTATTATATTAGTAAtgccatgaatttttttggaaatgtGACCCAGAATTTCTTGGTTGTTGTAGAATGTTAACACCTCAGTTCCTCTTCAGCtattttctcttgtttttatAGTGGTTTATTGTGCCTTTTTCTATGTAATCAGGTTCATGAAAGTTTGCAGAGGATACGTGAAAGAAAGCTTGTTAACTTTATTGAATGGGGCCCTGCAAGCATTCAGGTGTTTTAACACAgtgaaagaaattaaatttgagataaatctaatttttcttctacACTATCTGGATATTTGATCTTTCACTTTCTGCTTTTCTGTGTAGGTTGCTTTGTCTAGAAAGTCTCCATATGTGCAAACGGCCCATAGGGTAGGGATCTAATTCTTATCTGAGATTCTCTTTTTGGTCAGATTTTTGCAATAATCAAGTGTAGAAACTCTCTTTCGTTGTTATACTTGCACTTCAAAGTTAATTTGAGCAAAATTGCGGAttgatgtttttatttaaaataacgccctattttataataaagatTCTGTGTATGTTGCGTCTTTTTAGGTCAGTGGTCTTATGCTGGCAAGCCATACAAGTATTCGTCACCTTTTCAGTAAGTGTTTGAGCCAGTATTTGATGCTAAGAAAGAAGCAAGCCTTTCTTGACAACTATCGGAAGTTCCCAATGTTTGCAGTAAGTTACCATTCCTACAACTGTTAGTATTACTTCATACGtgttttctcaatttcttgATGCTACCACTACGCAgtcttggattttttttgttttgttttttaaaataaaaaacgagCGTTTAACAATTAAAATGCTGAGCAAGAAGTGTTTTACTTAATGAGTGCAAATTGATATGcttctgtatatatatgtcataTGCAGATTCCATGTAGTTAACTAATTAGCGAGCGCAAAAGCATGACTTTtccccactttttttttttttttcactcagTTAGCATCATTGGTGATAGATGAGAAACCTTTTCGAGTGTTCCAACATTATGggatttctgtaatttttTGTGTCTCACACAAGTATGACATAAAACGTGGACAGGAGAATGACCTTTCAGAATTTGACGAATCAAGAGAGATACTTCAGAGTTTGGTTGAGGAATATAAGGCCTGTGAGTCCCCAGATTACATCAAATGGGGAATGGAGGTAATTATCATACTTGCCTAGTTTTACCCCATCATGCTTTTCAATTTAACCAGTGAGTGAATTTATTTTCCAGGATCCAGACCAAATTCTTACAGGAGAAGGCAATGCAGCAGGAACAGTGGATCCAAAATTGGCAATATGAGCAAATCAGGTAAAGCTACAGTCAAGGGCTCCTGTATAAACAGGAACAGTGGATCCAAAATTTGTAAGACTAGTGTTTATCAACTCTCTCCTCGATCCCACCATCATCGTTTACTATCATTTCAAACAAACTAAAAGCTGCCTTAAAGTTCTCATTTCTTTTGGTGTTTACACAGGATTGGAAGACTGTTGCAGGATAAGTCTTGGCACCAGGAAGTACATTGGATGGAGCATTGTAAATATGAATTAAATGTTGAGTTTGAGTTCTTCCCGAGTGAAGTGATTTGTaatgtaaattttttgtggGTATTTTGATTTAGTTAATTATTAGTCTGTTGAagcaattattattttaagtgGATCTTTTTGTGGGCCTACACGCCTTTCAAAACCCTGAAGTAGAGAAAAGAGATTATAAGCCTGACAAGGTTATCCTCGCCTCAAATGCTCATGACGAAAGGCAAGAATCATGGCATATCACTCTTGCTGCTAATAAGAATTAGTGATCCAATAAATACGGGTCGTTCATTTAAACAACGATCTTCTCATAACACGAGTTGTCACATGACCAATTAATAAACGATGTGTGTCAACCGATGGTTGGATCTGCAATGTTAATCAGAAACAATATAATTAGCCAAGACCTTCCACCTACAAATGTAATGTGACACCCAGGAACCATGTGAATAGATGTTTGAAATTCCTAAacacttaataaatatttgtgtgTAAACCCTATTTTCTCATCGCTTTCTCATCGCTTGCACTAAAAACAATGTAAAGTGACCTAAATTTGCAAACacttatgtgtataatatgaGAAAAATGCAATCGACaatagcataaaaaataatatatattcattttgaACTTTGAACTTAGCAATGCTCATGAACTTTGAACTTCAATTAAATTTGCTCTCCGAATATTCATTTTGGTTTTATGACTCTTTATACGCCAATGTGGCAATGTCATTCCAAGACTCAATTATGTTACAATTTTTCCTTAATTTGGTTC
This window encodes:
- the LOC18788575 gene encoding tubulin gamma-1 chain isoform X2 — encoded protein: MPREIITLQVGQCGNQIGMEFWKQLCLEHGISKEGILEDFATQGGDRKDVFFYQADDQHYIPRALLIDLEPRVINGIQNSEYRNLYNHENIFVSDHGGGAGNNWASGYDQGKGVEEAIMDMIDREADGSDSLEGFVLCHSIAGGTGSGMGSYLLETLNDRYSKKLVQTYSVFPNQMETSDVVVQPYNSLLTLKRLTLNADCVVVLDNTALNRIAVERLHLTNPTFAQTNSLVSTVMSASTTTLRYPGYMNNDLVGLLASLIPTPRCHFLMTGYTPLTVERQANVIRKTTVLDVMRRLLQTKNIMVSSYARTKEASQAKYISILNIIQGEVDPTQVHESLQRIRERKLVNFIEWGPASIQVALSRKSPYVQTAHRVSGLMLASHTSIRHLFSKCLSQYLMLRKKQAFLDNYRKFPMFAENDLSEFDESREILQSLVEEYKACESPDYIKWGMEDPKLAI
- the LOC18788575 gene encoding tubulin gamma-1 chain isoform X1, which translates into the protein MPREIITLQVGQCGNQIGMEFWKQLCLEHGISKEGILEDFATQGGDRKDVFFYQADDQHYIPRALLIDLEPRVINGIQNSEYRNLYNHENIFVSDHGGGAGNNWASGYDQGKGVEEAIMDMIDREADGSDSLEGFVLCHSIAGGTGSGMGSYLLETLNDRYSKKLVQTYSVFPNQMETSDVVVQPYNSLLTLKRLTLNADCVVVLDNTALNRIAVERLHLTNPTFAQTNSLVSTVMSASTTTLRYPGYMNNDLVGLLASLIPTPRCHFLMTGYTPLTVERQANVIRKTTVLDVMRRLLQTKNIMVSSYARTKEASQAKYISILNIIQGEVDPTQVHESLQRIRERKLVNFIEWGPASIQVALSRKSPYVQTAHRVSGLMLASHTSIRHLFSKCLSQYLMLRKKQAFLDNYRKFPMFAENDLSEFDESREILQSLVEEYKACESPDYIKWGMEDPDQILTGEGNAAGTVDPKLAI